A genomic segment from Alistipes senegalensis JC50 encodes:
- a CDS encoding glycosyltransferase family 4 protein produces MKKIAFIIIRYGVEVNGGAEVHCRMLAERLRPYYDVEVLTTTTRIFRDPASDYPEGVSTVNGVTVRRFKPAPIDGEHHGLYRKKCKTARRIRLQLAKMGLLGVISSLHPEWTMSLEAEKRYYESQEDHTPQMLEFIERHKDEYAAFLFMNFYFSQPVLGSTIAPEKTILIPLVHPDKPLYYSINAPMFTRVRHIAFNTAAERQLCRRAFGASLAPNSLVGCGIEEAPEADWGGVKAKYGLPDQYVLYLGRITPSKTTRVIPDFLRYKKEHGGEIKLVMVGGTELDIERSDSPDIIFTGYVSDEEKSAIIRHATVMVNPSRMESLSLLMLEAMQNRVPLLVNGRSRVMKDHCKSSGAAFWYDSSRDFRNKLHRLISDPELRRTMSEKGPAYVREHYDWSVIIPKLRTLIESL; encoded by the coding sequence ATGAAGAAAATAGCATTCATCATCATTCGCTACGGAGTCGAAGTCAACGGCGGCGCAGAAGTCCACTGCCGCATGCTGGCTGAACGATTGCGACCCTATTACGACGTGGAAGTGCTTACCACAACGACCCGAATCTTCCGGGACCCCGCCAGCGACTACCCCGAAGGGGTCAGCACCGTCAACGGCGTCACGGTCCGCCGGTTCAAACCCGCACCCATCGACGGAGAGCACCACGGGCTCTACCGCAAGAAGTGCAAGACGGCCCGCCGCATCCGCCTGCAACTGGCCAAAATGGGGCTGCTGGGCGTGATCTCCTCGCTGCATCCCGAATGGACCATGAGCCTCGAAGCCGAAAAACGCTACTACGAATCGCAGGAGGACCATACGCCTCAGATGTTGGAGTTCATCGAACGGCACAAGGATGAATATGCGGCTTTCCTTTTCATGAATTTCTATTTCAGCCAGCCGGTGCTGGGCTCGACGATCGCCCCCGAAAAGACGATCCTCATTCCCCTGGTTCACCCCGACAAACCGCTCTATTACAGCATCAACGCCCCGATGTTCACCCGCGTAAGGCACATCGCCTTCAACACCGCGGCCGAGCGGCAGCTCTGCCGCCGGGCGTTCGGCGCCTCGCTGGCCCCGAACAGCCTGGTAGGGTGCGGCATCGAAGAGGCTCCGGAAGCGGATTGGGGGGGGGTCAAGGCCAAATACGGACTGCCCGACCAATATGTGCTCTATCTCGGGCGCATCACGCCGTCGAAGACGACCCGGGTGATCCCCGACTTCCTGCGCTACAAGAAGGAACACGGCGGCGAAATCAAACTGGTGATGGTGGGCGGCACGGAACTCGACATCGAGCGTTCCGACTCTCCCGACATCATCTTCACGGGATACGTTTCCGACGAAGAAAAGAGCGCCATCATCCGTCACGCCACGGTGATGGTCAATCCGTCGCGCATGGAGAGCCTCTCGCTGCTGATGCTCGAAGCCATGCAGAACCGCGTGCCGCTGCTGGTCAACGGCCGGAGCCGCGTGATGAAAGACCACTGCAAGTCGAGCGGAGCGGCGTTCTGGTACGACAGCAGCCGGGATTTCCGCAACAAACTCCACCGCCTGATCTCCGATCCCGAACTGCGCCGCACGATGAGCGAAAAAGGCCCGGCGTACGTGCGCGAACATTACGACTGGAGCGTAATCATCCCCAAGCTGCGGACGCTGATCGAAAGCCTCTGA
- the ftsY gene encoding signal recognition particle-docking protein FtsY, translated as MAFFDIFKKKQDTPPSEEQARKQQQELSAGLEKTKTGLFSKLARAVAGRSTVDADVLDDLEEVLISSDVGVETTVKIIRRIEERVARDKYMNASELQSILREEITALMEDAHGSSEHFGLDAAEGQPYVVMVVGVNGAGKTTTIGKLAAQLTKAGRKVWIGAADTFRAAAIDQLQVWADRAGATMIRQQMGSDPASVAFDTLTSAKSNGADVVLIDTAGRLHNKVNLMNELTKIRNVMAKVIPGAPHEVMLVLDGSTGQNAFEQAKQFTQATQVTSLTITKLDGTAKGGVVIGISDQFHIPVRYIGIGEGIDQLRIFDRREFVNALFGDEKN; from the coding sequence ATGGCATTTTTCGATATTTTCAAAAAGAAACAGGATACGCCGCCCTCCGAGGAGCAGGCGCGCAAACAGCAGCAGGAGCTCAGCGCCGGGCTGGAAAAGACCAAGACGGGACTCTTCTCGAAACTGGCGCGCGCCGTGGCGGGCCGCTCGACGGTCGATGCCGACGTGCTGGACGACCTCGAAGAGGTGCTCATTTCGTCGGACGTGGGCGTGGAGACCACCGTGAAGATCATCCGCCGCATCGAGGAGCGCGTCGCCCGGGACAAGTACATGAACGCCTCGGAGTTGCAGTCGATCCTGCGCGAGGAGATCACCGCCCTGATGGAGGATGCGCACGGCTCGTCGGAGCACTTCGGGCTCGACGCCGCCGAGGGCCAGCCCTACGTGGTGATGGTCGTGGGCGTCAACGGCGCCGGCAAGACCACCACCATCGGCAAACTCGCCGCGCAGCTCACCAAGGCGGGCCGCAAGGTCTGGATCGGCGCGGCGGACACGTTCCGCGCCGCGGCCATCGACCAGCTGCAAGTGTGGGCCGACCGCGCCGGGGCGACGATGATCCGTCAGCAGATGGGCTCCGACCCCGCGTCGGTGGCTTTCGACACGCTCACCTCGGCCAAGTCCAACGGCGCCGACGTGGTGCTGATCGACACCGCCGGGCGTCTGCACAACAAGGTCAACCTGATGAACGAACTGACGAAGATCCGCAACGTCATGGCGAAGGTCATCCCCGGAGCTCCGCACGAAGTGATGCTCGTGCTCGACGGCTCGACGGGCCAGAACGCCTTCGAGCAGGCGAAGCAGTTCACGCAGGCTACGCAGGTCACCTCGCTCACCATCACCAAGCTGGACGGCACGGCCAAGGGCGGCGTGGTGATCGGCATCAGCGACCAGTTCCACATTCCGGTCCGCTACATCGGCATCGGCGAAGGCATCGACCAGCTGCGCATCTTCGACCGCAGGGAGTTCGTCAACGCGCTGTTCGGAGATGAAAAAAATTAA
- the rimO gene encoding 30S ribosomal protein S12 methylthiotransferase RimO: protein MKKINVITLGCSKNTVDSEHLMARLAAAGYEVLFDSDRTDAKVVVINTCGFIGDAKQESIDMILRAAAAKQAGKIERLFVVGCLSERYADELRAEIPEVDEYFGARTWDGIVRALGASEDPALATERRLTTPKHYAYLKISEGCNWKCGYCAIPLIRGGHVSVPMEELEEEARKLAAQGVRELMVIAQDTTYYGIDLYGRRMLAELLRRLCRIDGIAWIRLHYAYPAAFPDEVIEVMAAEPKICKYLDIPFQHISDAQLAAMHRRHTKAEAMELIRRLRTAIPDLALRTTLLVGYPGETEADFEELLEFVREVRFERLGVFAYSEEEGTYSAEQLRDDVPEAVKQERVERIMALQNEISLENNRRRVGRTERVIIDSRQGDFYVGRTQYDSPEVDQEILIPVGGRRLLRGHFYEAEVTSAADYDLYGEVRTK from the coding sequence ATGAAAAAAATTAACGTCATCACGCTCGGCTGTTCAAAGAACACCGTCGATTCGGAGCACCTGATGGCGCGGCTCGCAGCCGCCGGGTACGAGGTCCTCTTCGACAGCGACCGCACCGACGCCAAAGTGGTGGTGATCAACACCTGCGGATTCATCGGCGACGCCAAGCAGGAGTCGATCGACATGATCCTGCGCGCGGCGGCGGCCAAGCAGGCCGGGAAGATCGAACGGCTGTTCGTCGTGGGATGCCTCTCGGAACGCTACGCCGACGAACTGCGGGCCGAGATTCCCGAGGTGGACGAATATTTCGGCGCCCGCACGTGGGACGGCATCGTCCGCGCCCTGGGGGCCTCGGAGGACCCTGCGCTGGCCACCGAACGCCGCCTGACCACCCCGAAGCACTACGCCTATCTGAAAATCTCGGAGGGCTGCAACTGGAAATGCGGCTACTGCGCCATTCCGCTCATCCGCGGCGGCCACGTCTCCGTCCCGATGGAGGAGCTGGAGGAGGAGGCCCGCAAACTCGCCGCACAGGGAGTCCGGGAGCTGATGGTCATCGCGCAGGACACGACCTATTACGGCATCGACCTCTACGGACGGCGGATGCTGGCCGAGCTGCTGCGCCGCCTGTGCCGCATCGACGGCATCGCGTGGATACGCCTCCACTACGCCTACCCCGCCGCTTTCCCCGACGAGGTGATCGAAGTGATGGCCGCGGAACCCAAAATCTGCAAATACCTCGACATTCCGTTCCAGCACATTTCCGACGCCCAGCTCGCGGCCATGCACCGCCGTCACACCAAGGCCGAGGCGATGGAGCTGATCCGCCGTCTGCGCACGGCCATTCCGGACCTCGCGCTGCGCACGACGCTGCTCGTAGGTTATCCGGGCGAGACGGAAGCCGATTTCGAAGAGCTTCTGGAGTTCGTGCGCGAGGTGCGCTTCGAGCGGCTCGGGGTCTTCGCCTACTCCGAGGAGGAGGGGACCTATTCGGCCGAGCAGCTCCGCGACGACGTGCCAGAGGCCGTGAAACAGGAGCGCGTGGAGCGCATCATGGCCCTGCAAAACGAGATTTCGCTCGAAAACAACCGCCGCCGCGTGGGACGCACCGAACGGGTCATAATCGACTCGCGCCAGGGCGATTTCTACGTCGGACGCACGCAATACGACTCCCCGGAGGTGGATCAGGAGATTCTGATACCCGTCGGCGGGAGACGGCTCCTGCGCGGACACTTCTACGAAGCGGAGGTCACGTCGGCAGCCGATTACGATCTCTACGGCGAAGTACGCACAAAATAA
- a CDS encoding cell division protein ZapA, with translation MAKQSITLKIAGKSYQLNIEREKEEVYRLAEREVNNYLAQIKQRNIKDWNDQDYLSITALQFAIANVGMRQSREVDSEDLRQLEKIGTEIDTYLNDLKG, from the coding sequence ATGGCAAAACAGTCGATAACCCTCAAAATAGCGGGAAAAAGCTATCAGCTCAATATCGAACGCGAAAAAGAGGAGGTGTACCGGCTGGCCGAACGGGAGGTGAACAACTACCTCGCACAAATAAAACAACGGAACATCAAGGACTGGAACGACCAGGACTACCTGTCGATAACCGCGTTGCAGTTCGCCATTGCGAACGTCGGAATGCGCCAGAGCCGCGAGGTGGACAGCGAAGATCTCCGGCAGCTGGAAAAAATCGGCACGGAAATAGATACGTATCTCAACGACCTGAAAGGGTGA
- the rny gene encoding ribonuclease Y → MYTIILTACISAVVAVAVYAVVTNLVVKTSIRKRREAAVKEAEAEGEMIKKERILQAKEKFIQLKSEYDRQVNERNQKIAQSEQRAKQIEQNLQNQQRELENKLRDNDRLKEQMQNQLQILEHKKEEMDQMQREQNVRLEQISGMSSEDAKNILIENMKAEAKTEAAAYINETIEEAKMTATKEAKRIIVASIQRVATETAIENAVTVFNIESDEVKGRIIGREGRNIRALEAATGIEIIVDDTPEAIILSGFDPVRREIARLALHQLVTDGRIHPARIEEVVAKVQKQIEEEIVEVGKRTTIDLGIHGLHPELIRMIGKMKYRSSYGQNLLQHARETANLAGIMAAELGLNPKIARRAGLLHDIGKVPDDEPELPHAIIGMKLAEKFKEKPEVCNAIGAHHDEVEMTSLIAPIIQVCDAISGARPGARREVVESYIKRLKEMEDIALSYPGVVKTYAIQAGRELRVIVGADKLSDQESEGLSHDIAKKIQDEMTYPGQVKITVIRETRAVAYAK, encoded by the coding sequence ATGTATACCATCATTTTGACTGCCTGCATCTCTGCCGTGGTCGCCGTTGCGGTCTACGCGGTTGTCACCAACCTCGTGGTCAAAACGTCGATCCGCAAGCGCCGCGAAGCCGCCGTGAAGGAGGCCGAGGCCGAAGGGGAGATGATCAAGAAGGAGCGCATCCTCCAGGCAAAAGAGAAGTTCATACAACTCAAGAGCGAATACGACCGCCAGGTCAACGAACGCAACCAGAAGATCGCCCAGAGCGAACAGCGCGCCAAGCAGATCGAGCAGAACCTCCAGAACCAGCAGCGCGAACTGGAGAATAAGCTCCGCGACAACGACCGGCTGAAGGAGCAGATGCAGAACCAGCTGCAAATCCTCGAACACAAGAAGGAGGAGATGGACCAGATGCAGCGCGAACAGAACGTGCGTCTGGAACAGATCTCGGGCATGAGCTCGGAGGATGCCAAGAACATCCTGATCGAGAACATGAAGGCCGAGGCCAAGACCGAAGCCGCCGCCTACATCAACGAGACGATCGAAGAGGCGAAGATGACGGCCACGAAAGAGGCCAAGCGCATCATCGTGGCGTCGATCCAGCGCGTGGCGACCGAGACGGCCATCGAGAACGCCGTGACGGTCTTCAACATCGAGAGCGACGAGGTCAAGGGCCGCATCATCGGCCGCGAGGGCCGCAACATCCGCGCCCTGGAGGCCGCGACGGGCATCGAGATCATCGTCGATGACACCCCCGAGGCGATCATCCTTTCGGGATTCGATCCCGTGCGCCGCGAGATCGCGCGTCTGGCCCTGCACCAGCTCGTCACCGACGGCCGCATCCACCCCGCCCGCATCGAGGAGGTGGTGGCCAAGGTCCAGAAACAGATCGAGGAGGAGATCGTCGAGGTGGGCAAGCGCACGACGATCGACCTGGGCATCCACGGACTGCACCCCGAGCTGATCCGCATGATCGGCAAGATGAAATACCGCTCGTCCTACGGTCAGAACCTGTTGCAGCACGCCCGGGAGACGGCCAACCTCGCAGGCATCATGGCCGCCGAACTGGGCCTCAATCCCAAGATCGCCCGCCGCGCAGGTCTGCTGCACGACATCGGCAAGGTGCCCGACGACGAACCGGAACTGCCGCACGCAATCATCGGCATGAAACTCGCCGAGAAGTTCAAGGAGAAACCCGAAGTCTGCAACGCCATCGGCGCCCACCACGACGAGGTGGAGATGACTTCGCTCATCGCCCCGATCATCCAGGTCTGCGACGCCATTTCGGGCGCACGCCCCGGCGCACGCCGCGAGGTGGTCGAGAGCTACATCAAGCGTCTGAAAGAGATGGAGGACATCGCCCTGTCGTATCCCGGCGTGGTGAAGACCTACGCCATTCAGGCCGGACGCGAGCTGCGTGTGATCGTCGGAGCCGACAAGCTCTCGGATCAGGAGTCGGAGGGACTGTCGCACGACATCGCCAAGAAGATCCAGGACGAAATGACGTACCCGGGTCAGGTGAAGATCACCGTCATCCGCGAAACGCGCGCCGTAGCCTACGCCAAGTAG
- a CDS encoding DUF6064 family protein — translation MNVFWQTIAGYNAATWPLQALLVVAGIVLTALLYRRPSPRVKVAMKVYLALLNGWIAVAYYLWACAERPYSGVMALFWGVMAAVWIYDIAVNYTTFERTRKHDCIAFVFYLMPFVYPLFSLLRGLEFPMVTSPVMPCSVAVFTIGLLLAFSKRVNLFVILFLCHWALVGFSKIYFFGIPEDLLLASASVPALYLFFKEYIDLNFHRDTKPDLRVMNFLLAAMCTALGVFFSVTIWQQFIG, via the coding sequence ATGAATGTTTTCTGGCAGACGATCGCCGGCTATAATGCCGCTACATGGCCCTTGCAGGCATTGCTGGTCGTCGCGGGCATCGTGCTCACGGCGTTGCTGTACCGCCGGCCTTCGCCGCGCGTGAAGGTGGCGATGAAAGTTTATCTCGCCCTGCTCAACGGCTGGATCGCCGTGGCCTATTACCTCTGGGCCTGCGCCGAGCGCCCTTACAGCGGGGTGATGGCGCTGTTCTGGGGCGTGATGGCCGCCGTGTGGATTTACGATATTGCGGTGAATTACACCACGTTCGAGCGGACCCGCAAGCACGACTGCATCGCGTTCGTCTTCTACCTCATGCCGTTCGTCTACCCGCTCTTCTCGCTGCTGCGGGGATTGGAGTTCCCGATGGTCACCTCGCCCGTCATGCCCTGCTCGGTGGCGGTCTTCACCATCGGGCTGCTGCTCGCTTTCTCGAAACGGGTGAATCTGTTCGTGATTCTTTTCCTGTGCCATTGGGCGTTGGTGGGCTTTTCGAAGATCTATTTCTTCGGCATCCCCGAGGATTTGCTGTTGGCCAGCGCGTCGGTTCCGGCTCTGTACCTCTTTTTCAAGGAGTATATCGACCTCAATTTCCACCGCGACACCAAGCCCGACCTCCGGGTGATGAATTTCCTGCTGGCGGCCATGTGCACCGCCCTCGGGGTCTTCTTCTCCGTGACCATCTGGCAGCAGTTTATCGGTTAG
- a CDS encoding threonine/serine exporter family protein, which translates to MMLPEILSDGFFAAVAAIGFGAISDPPMRAFPVIALLAAVGHALRFVLMQGGVDIATASLCASVVIGVGSLLLGGRIRCPMTVLFIPALLPMIPGMYAYKTVFATIMFMQHLGDAAASAQYLQEILRNGFVTFCVIFMLAAGAAAPIFLFNKRAHSLTRDKKHISEQ; encoded by the coding sequence ATGATGCTGCCCGAAATTCTCTCCGACGGATTCTTCGCCGCCGTTGCGGCCATCGGCTTCGGGGCCATTTCCGATCCCCCGATGCGGGCCTTTCCGGTCATCGCGCTGCTGGCCGCCGTGGGCCATGCCTTGCGCTTCGTGCTGATGCAGGGCGGGGTGGACATCGCCACGGCGTCGCTCTGCGCGTCGGTCGTGATCGGCGTGGGCAGCCTCCTGCTGGGCGGCCGCATCCGCTGTCCGATGACCGTGCTGTTCATTCCGGCGCTGCTCCCGATGATCCCGGGCATGTATGCCTACAAAACGGTCTTCGCAACGATCATGTTCATGCAGCACCTGGGCGATGCGGCGGCCAGCGCCCAGTATTTGCAGGAGATCCTGCGCAACGGCTTCGTGACTTTCTGTGTGATCTTCATGCTGGCGGCAGGCGCCGCGGCTCCGATTTTCCTGTTTAACAAGCGCGCCCATTCGCTGACGCGCGACAAAAAACACATCTCCGAACAATGA
- a CDS encoding threonine/serine exporter ThrE family protein, which yields MKTAAELKEIAQFIAEYATRLMGSGVHTSRVVRNSKRLGEALGVRVIVSAFQRVVTFSVCDDESGEIYSEVADIPPLPISFELNAELSALSWEAFDRRLPLAEIRARYADIIARPRLDPIFTLILVGFANASFCRLFGGDWFAVSIVFTATLLGFFLRQRMQARGFNHYVIFIASSFAASMYASVALMFDTTSEVALATSVLFLIPGVPLINGVIDIVEGHVLNGIARLASALMLIICIAIGLSCTLMIVKNGLL from the coding sequence ATGAAAACAGCGGCGGAACTCAAGGAGATAGCGCAGTTCATCGCCGAGTATGCCACCCGGCTGATGGGGTCGGGCGTCCACACATCCCGTGTGGTGCGCAACTCCAAACGGCTGGGCGAGGCGCTCGGGGTGCGGGTGATCGTTTCGGCGTTCCAGCGGGTCGTGACCTTTTCGGTCTGCGACGACGAAAGCGGCGAGATATACAGCGAGGTGGCCGACATCCCGCCCCTGCCGATCAGCTTCGAACTGAACGCCGAGCTGAGTGCCCTGAGCTGGGAGGCTTTCGACCGCCGCCTGCCGCTTGCGGAGATCCGGGCCCGCTATGCCGACATCATCGCCCGGCCGCGCCTCGATCCCATCTTCACGCTTATCCTCGTGGGCTTTGCTAACGCCTCGTTCTGCCGGCTGTTCGGCGGCGACTGGTTCGCCGTGAGCATCGTCTTCACGGCCACGCTGCTGGGATTCTTCCTCCGCCAGCGGATGCAGGCCCGGGGATTCAACCACTATGTCATTTTCATCGCCTCGTCGTTCGCGGCCTCGATGTACGCCTCGGTAGCGCTGATGTTCGACACCACCTCCGAGGTGGCCCTCGCCACGAGCGTTCTCTTCCTCATTCCCGGCGTGCCGCTCATCAACGGCGTGATCGACATTGTCGAGGGGCACGTGCTGAACGGCATCGCCCGCCTTGCGTCGGCCCTGATGCTGATAATCTGCATCGCCATCGGGCTGTCGTGCACGCTGATGATCGTTAAAAACGGATTGCTATGA
- a CDS encoding HD domain-containing protein, which translates to MKRPDPSLVAYIEAEIIPRYEHFDRAHGTDHVRTVIAQSLALAARYDVDTDMVYTVAAYHDTGLANGRERHHIDAGRILAEDAELRRRFTEEQIGIMREAVEDHRASSDHPPRTIYGRIVAEADRVIDPATIVRRTVQYGLANYPALDREGHYARCLAHLQKKYAEGGYLRLWIAESDNARRLEELRAIIRDPQRLRRLFDETFDAETAAE; encoded by the coding sequence ATGAAACGACCCGATCCATCGCTCGTGGCCTACATCGAGGCCGAGATCATCCCCCGTTACGAACATTTCGACCGCGCCCACGGCACGGACCACGTGCGCACGGTCATTGCGCAGAGCCTCGCGCTGGCCGCCCGCTACGACGTAGACACAGATATGGTCTACACCGTCGCCGCCTACCACGACACGGGGCTGGCGAACGGACGCGAACGCCACCACATCGACGCCGGACGCATTCTCGCGGAGGATGCGGAACTCCGCCGCCGGTTCACCGAAGAGCAGATCGGGATAATGCGCGAAGCCGTGGAGGACCACCGTGCATCGTCGGACCATCCGCCCCGCACGATCTACGGCCGCATCGTGGCCGAAGCCGACCGGGTGATCGACCCTGCGACAATCGTCCGCCGCACGGTGCAGTACGGACTGGCGAACTACCCCGCGCTGGACCGCGAGGGGCATTACGCACGCTGTCTGGCCCACCTGCAAAAGAAATATGCCGAAGGCGGCTACCTGCGGCTCTGGATCGCCGAATCGGACAATGCCCGGCGGCTCGAAGAGCTCCGAGCGATCATCCGCGACCCGCAGCGACTGCGGAGGCTCTTCGACGAAACATTCGACGCGGAAACGGCCGCCGAATAA
- a CDS encoding dihydroorotate dehydrogenase-like protein yields MKAKYLGLELASPVVVSSSPYTANMHNVEQCVRNGAGAVVLKSIFEEQIYRQAASLDKMEGYGDAGEYLERYLGDAYKAELLQLVADAAKTGIPVVGSINCVGTGDAWIEYASSMQAAGASALELNIFLLPTDRQASAQQIEQHYADIVRKVAAAVTIPVSVKLPMRLTNVLSLGDALLGRGARGLVLYNRFFEPDIDIEKMCFVNGDPFSEPTELRNVLRSTALCAHALPQLDIAVSTGVHDGAAAVKALLCGAAAVQVCTAIHRHGYEVIGTINRFIDEWAARQGFDSLGEFCGRMDYGSSEGEFYQRVQYMKYFPHGEE; encoded by the coding sequence ATGAAAGCGAAATATCTCGGGCTGGAACTCGCAAGCCCCGTCGTGGTCAGCAGTTCCCCCTATACGGCAAACATGCACAATGTCGAGCAGTGCGTCCGCAACGGCGCCGGCGCCGTGGTGCTGAAATCCATCTTCGAGGAGCAGATTTACCGTCAGGCCGCTTCGCTGGACAAGATGGAGGGTTACGGCGACGCGGGCGAGTATCTCGAACGCTATCTGGGCGACGCCTACAAGGCCGAACTGCTGCAACTCGTCGCCGATGCCGCCAAGACGGGCATTCCCGTCGTCGGAAGCATCAACTGCGTGGGTACGGGCGACGCGTGGATCGAGTACGCTTCGTCCATGCAGGCGGCCGGGGCTTCGGCGCTGGAGCTGAACATCTTCCTTTTGCCGACCGACCGGCAGGCTTCGGCGCAGCAGATCGAACAGCACTATGCCGACATCGTGCGCAAGGTCGCCGCTGCGGTGACGATCCCCGTGTCGGTGAAGCTCCCGATGCGCCTGACGAACGTGCTGTCGCTCGGCGACGCTCTGCTGGGCCGCGGCGCCCGGGGTCTGGTGCTCTACAACCGCTTCTTCGAGCCCGACATCGACATCGAGAAGATGTGCTTCGTGAACGGCGATCCGTTCAGCGAGCCGACCGAGCTGCGCAACGTGCTCCGCAGTACGGCGTTGTGCGCCCATGCGCTGCCGCAGCTGGACATTGCCGTTTCGACGGGTGTGCACGACGGTGCCGCCGCCGTCAAGGCTCTGTTGTGCGGCGCCGCTGCGGTGCAGGTCTGCACGGCCATCCACCGTCACGGCTACGAGGTGATCGGCACGATCAACCGCTTCATCGACGAATGGGCCGCCCGCCAGGGCTTCGATTCGCTCGGGGAGTTCTGCGGCCGCATGGACTACGGCTCCTCGGAGGGCGAGTTCTACCAGCGGGTGCAGTACATGAAGTATTTCCCCCACGGCGAGGAGTAA